The Gasterosteus aculeatus chromosome 17, fGasAcu3.hap1.1, whole genome shotgun sequence genome includes a window with the following:
- the LOC144388896 gene encoding uncharacterized protein LOC144388896 isoform X2, with translation MYRRNNQRIGAGASLLGTPPTGYNVNIALSHARNEVHCLKRQVSELTAHTETVKFELTNMLKGKDLAYEQMVDKNRKRFSDLIRENEGLSLKVTETTKQLSVKSAELTVNNQTWKQKYEDLEKKTTKKLDDQQQSLESKVTGLLSTNISLQEKLHKQQANNQQLEAEHKLLKIKTEALDETIRENEGLSLKLTETTKELSVKSAELTVNNQTWQQKYEDLEKKTTKKLDDQQQSLESKVTGLLSTNISLQEKLHKQQANNQQLEAEHKLLKIKTEALDETIRENEGLSLKLTETTKELSVKSAELTVNNQTWQQKYEDLEKKTTKKLDDQQQSLESKVTGLLSTNISLQEKLHKQQANNQQLEAEHKLLKIKTEALDDTIRENEGLSLKLTETTKELSVKSAELTVNNQTWQQKYEDLEKKTTKKLDDQQQSLESKVTGLLSTNISLQEKLHKQQANNQQLEAEHKLLKIKTEALDETIRENEGLSLKLTETTKELSVKSAELTVNNQTWQQKYEDLEKKTTKKLDDQQQSLESKVTGLLSTNISLQEKLHKQQANNQQLEAEHKLLKIKTEALDETIRENKGLSLKLTETTKELSVKSAELTVNNETWQQLEAEHKLLKTQRDSLAALIKSQEETHHEMVTISDFTELCLISRIQQLEDTISKEHQILITRIQELEDDKTVLENICLDLKKKKRGIFGRRMQDRQTEMDKMRRKMQDKETKK, from the coding sequence atgtaccgtagaaacaaccagagaattggagctggcgcttcacttctcgggactcctcccaccggatacaatgtgaacattgcactttctcatgcacggaatgaagtgcactgcctgaaaaggcaagtgagcgaactcaccgctcacactgaaactgtgaagttcgaattgaccaacatgttaaaaggcaaagatcttgcctatgagcagatggttgacaagaacagaaagaggttttcagaccttatcagggagaacgagggtttatctctgaaggtcaccgagaccacaaaacaactttctgtcaaaagtgctgaactcacggtcaacaaccagacctggaagcagaaatatgaagatctggagaaaaagacaaccaagaaactggatgaccaacaacagtcattggagtctaaagtaacagggttactctccaccaacatttctcttcaagagaagctgcacaagcagcaggccaacaaccaacagttggaagcagaacacaaactgctgaagatcaagacagaggctctggatgagactatcagagagaacgagggtttatctctgaagctcaccgagaccacaaaagaactttctgtcaaaagtgctgaactcacggtcaacaaccagacctggcagcagaaatatgaagatctggagaaaaagacaaccaagaaactggatgaccaacaacagtcattggagtctaaagtaacagggttactctccaccaacatttctcttcaagagaagctgcacaagcagcaggccaacaaccaacagttggaagcagaacacaaactgctgaagatcaagacagaggctctggatgagactatcagggagaacgagggtttatctctgaagctcacagagaccacaaaagaactttctgtcaaaagtgctgaactcacggtcaacaaccagacctggcagcagaaatatgaagatctggagaaaaagacaaccaagaaactggatgaccaacaacagtcattggagtctaaagtaacagggttactctccaccaacatttctcttcaagagaagctgcacaagcagcaggccaacaaccaacagttggaagcagaacacaaactgctgaagatcaagacagaggctctggatgacactatcagagagaacgagggtttatctctgaagctcaccgagaccacaaaagaactttctgtcaaaagtgctgaactcacggtcaacaaccagacctggcagcagaaatatgaagatctggagaaaaagacaaccaagaaactggatgaccaacaacagtcattggagtctaaagtaacagggttactctccaccaacatttctcttcaagagaagctgcacaagcagcaggccaacaaccaacagttggaagcagaacacaaactgctgaagatcaagacagaggctctggatgagactatcagagagaacgagggtttatctctgaagctcaccgagaccacaaaagaactttctgtcaaaagtgctgaactcacggtcaacaaccagacctggcagcagaaatatgaagatctggagaaaaagacaaccaagaaactggatgaccaacaacagtcattggagtctaaagtaacagggttactctccaccaacatttctcttcaagagaagctgcacaagcagcaggccaacaaccaacagttggaagcagaacacaaactgctgaagatcaagacagaggctctggatgagactatcagggagaacaagggtttatctctgaagctcaccgagaccacaaaagaactttctgtcaaaagtgctgaactcacggtcaacaacgagacctggcagcagttggaagcagaacacaaactgctgaagacacagagggattctctggctgctttaataaagagccaagaggagacccaccacgagatggtcacaatcagtgatttcactgagttgtgcctgatctctaggatccaacaactggaggataccatctccaaagaacatcagatccttatcaccaggatccaagaattagaggacgacaaaacagtccttgaaaacatctgcctcgacttaaaa